One segment of Vagococcus martis DNA contains the following:
- a CDS encoding terminase large subunit, translated as MVNYALEYANNVLNGEIVAGKKIKLAVERFVKDLERSKSDDFPYYFDVERANRSLKFVELLPGTDGNPIKMLSFQQWIISELDGWREKKTGNRRFNRAFISMSRKNGKTYLVSSMASNSLLMETEPSQGRQVLFVSNALKQAKLGYNMMSNGLKSVTKKSKYMRQRLKILNAQITDLETDSFAMALASETSTLDGFGATTAILDEWHEAKTRKVYNVLKSGMSNQKNGLLAVVSTAGLNMNVPMYEEYQFLSEVLEGKEEADRYFIAIWELDDKEEIHDQDMWIKANPIFESEEIKSTMLPAIQDDVELGIKQNNLNAVLVKNFNMWQQASENSYIAGEDWENAQIDTTPNIIGKDVYIGVDLSKTNDLTSISWVIPLEDNRMLVDSHSFVGTKFGLQDKIKRDGIDYIEREKQGECTITSLDSGIVDYEEVFEWTINFVQENDLNVLGICFDPWNANSLITRFEKENYPLIEVRQGVYSLNVPTRTFREQLYDGNIIHPYNALFSYSINNAILKEDNNGVQINKSKNSNKIDPIVALINAYTRAMYHFEVMEGKKADNEFYKSKEFSF; from the coding sequence ATGGTTAATTACGCTTTAGAGTATGCCAATAACGTTTTGAATGGTGAGATTGTGGCTGGTAAAAAAATTAAGTTGGCAGTGGAGCGTTTTGTTAAAGATTTAGAACGAAGTAAGTCGGATGATTTTCCTTATTACTTTGATGTCGAGCGTGCTAATCGTTCTTTGAAATTTGTTGAACTGTTACCAGGAACGGACGGCAATCCAATAAAAATGTTGTCGTTTCAACAGTGGATAATATCCGAGTTAGATGGATGGCGAGAAAAGAAAACAGGGAATAGGCGATTTAATCGAGCGTTTATTTCAATGAGTAGAAAAAATGGAAAGACGTATTTAGTTAGTAGTATGGCTTCTAATTCTTTATTAATGGAAACTGAACCATCACAGGGTAGACAAGTCCTATTTGTTTCTAATGCTTTAAAACAAGCCAAATTAGGCTATAACATGATGTCTAATGGCTTAAAAAGTGTTACCAAGAAGTCTAAATACATGCGACAACGATTAAAAATATTAAACGCTCAAATTACTGATTTAGAAACTGATTCTTTTGCAATGGCGTTGGCTTCTGAAACAAGTACATTAGATGGCTTTGGAGCTACTACGGCAATTCTTGATGAGTGGCATGAGGCAAAGACTAGAAAAGTTTATAACGTGCTTAAAAGTGGTATGAGTAATCAAAAGAATGGGCTTCTTGCCGTTGTATCTACCGCAGGCTTAAATATGAATGTTCCGATGTACGAAGAATATCAATTTTTATCTGAAGTGCTGGAAGGCAAGGAAGAAGCTGATAGATATTTTATTGCTATTTGGGAGCTTGATGATAAAGAAGAAATACATGACCAAGATATGTGGATTAAAGCCAATCCCATATTTGAAAGTGAAGAAATCAAGTCCACTATGCTTCCAGCCATACAAGATGATGTTGAGTTAGGGATTAAACAAAATAATCTCAATGCGGTACTCGTAAAAAACTTTAATATGTGGCAACAAGCAAGCGAGAATAGTTATATCGCTGGGGAAGATTGGGAAAACGCTCAAATTGATACTACTCCTAATATTATAGGAAAAGATGTATATATTGGAGTGGATTTATCAAAAACAAACGACTTAACCAGTATCTCATGGGTTATACCTTTAGAAGATAATCGTATGTTAGTTGATAGTCACTCATTTGTAGGGACAAAATTTGGCTTACAGGACAAAATAAAGCGAGATGGTATTGATTATATCGAACGTGAAAAACAAGGTGAGTGTACCATAACAAGCCTTGATAGTGGAATTGTAGACTATGAAGAAGTCTTTGAGTGGACGATTAATTTTGTGCAAGAAAATGACTTAAATGTTTTGGGGATTTGTTTTGATCCCTGGAATGCTAACAGTTTAATTACACGTTTTGAAAAAGAAAATTATCCGCTTATTGAGGTTCGCCAGGGTGTCTACAGTTTAAATGTGCCTACAAGAACATTTAGGGAACAACTTTATGACGGTAATATTATTCATCCTTATAATGCGTTGTTTTCTTATTCAATTAATAATGCCATTTTAAAAGAAGATAATAATGGCGTTCAAATTAATAAATCAAAAAATAGTAATAAAATTGATCCAATAGTGGCACTTATCAATGCCTATACACGAGCGATGTATCACTTTGAAGTAATGGAAGGGAAGAAAGCGGATAATGAATTTTACAAATCTAAAGAATTTAGTTTTTAA
- the rplU gene encoding 50S ribosomal protein L21 — protein MYAIVKTGGKQVKVEVGQAIYVEKLDVEAGGKVVFDEVVLVGGESTKVGTPLVEGATVEGTVEKQGKQKKVVTYKYKPKKDSHRKQGHRQPYTKVMIEAINA, from the coding sequence ATGTACGCTATTGTAAAAACTGGTGGAAAACAAGTTAAAGTAGAAGTAGGTCAAGCAATTTACGTTGAAAAATTAGACGTAGAAGCTGGCGGTAAAGTTGTGTTTGATGAAGTCGTTTTAGTAGGTGGAGAATCAACAAAAGTTGGGACACCACTTGTAGAAGGAGCAACTGTTGAAGGAACTGTTGAAAAACAAGGAAAACAAAAGAAAGTTGTCACTTACAAATACAAACCTAAAAAAGATAGTCATCGTAAGCAAGGTCATCGTCAACCTTATACAAAAGTTATGATTGAAGCAATTAATGCCTAA
- a CDS encoding phage portal protein has product MALFKSLNKPVGTSEPFLDAVISMTSTDNTTYTDIKALKNSDVFTAVKIIASDIASSPIELIEDKMVLTSHDLDYLLNVRPSEEVDGWHFRFALAVNMLLNGNSFAEIIREDSKIKSLRLLKNSSVTLLENDTNDLVYRISEETKKRDLSSKDILHFRYFSQDGVVGISPLYSLKDELDIQDAGNKTLFNFFKRGINSNGVLKVNKADLDVEAKQSIRKKFEEANGSDNGDNAIRTIVLDETMDYKTLEINTEVLKLVNSTDWNTKQIAKVFGIPTDRLGVENQHSSTIQSNLMYLQNTLGHYLTVFTSELRKKLLRNKKQSFRFNTERLLETDPVNRLETTIKAVQGSLLTVNEGRQRLGLPQVEGGDRLFASLNYTYLDNLENYQMRKDEEYGSKQRETIDE; this is encoded by the coding sequence ATGGCACTGTTTAAATCATTAAATAAACCAGTAGGAACTAGTGAACCATTTTTAGATGCAGTTATCTCAATGACTAGTACGGATAATACAACTTATACAGATATTAAAGCATTAAAAAATAGTGATGTGTTTACCGCTGTAAAAATTATAGCCAGTGACATTGCTTCTAGTCCAATTGAATTAATCGAAGATAAAATGGTTCTGACATCACATGACTTAGACTATTTGTTAAATGTAAGACCAAGTGAAGAAGTGGACGGATGGCATTTCAGATTTGCGTTAGCAGTTAATATGTTGCTAAACGGTAATAGTTTTGCTGAAATCATTCGAGAAGATAGCAAAATAAAAAGTTTGAGACTATTAAAAAATTCATCAGTGACATTATTAGAAAATGATACCAATGATTTAGTCTATCGAATTAGTGAAGAAACAAAAAAAAGAGATTTATCATCAAAAGACATTTTACATTTTAGGTATTTTTCACAAGATGGAGTTGTTGGTATCTCTCCTTTATATAGCTTAAAGGATGAACTAGACATACAAGACGCTGGTAACAAAACACTCTTTAATTTCTTTAAACGCGGAATCAATAGTAATGGTGTTTTAAAAGTAAATAAAGCTGATTTGGATGTGGAAGCAAAGCAATCTATTCGTAAAAAGTTTGAAGAAGCGAATGGTTCAGATAATGGTGATAATGCGATTCGTACGATTGTTTTAGACGAAACAATGGACTATAAAACATTAGAAATAAATACTGAAGTATTGAAACTAGTTAATTCAACAGATTGGAATACGAAACAGATTGCAAAAGTATTTGGTATTCCAACAGATAGATTAGGTGTTGAGAATCAACATTCAAGTACCATTCAATCGAATTTAATGTACTTACAAAATACATTAGGTCATTACTTAACAGTATTTACGTCAGAATTAAGGAAGAAATTACTTAGGAATAAAAAGCAGTCCTTCCGCTTTAATACCGAGCGTTTACTTGAAACTGATCCAGTGAATCGATTAGAAACCACCATTAAAGCCGTTCAAGGCTCACTACTTACTGTAAATGAAGGACGACAACGATTAGGATTGCCACAAGTGGAAGGCGGTGACAGGCTTTTTGCAAGTTTAAATTATACTTATCTTGATAATTTAGAGAACTATCAGATGAGAAAGGATGAAGAATATGGAAGTAAACAAAGAGAAACGATTGACGAATGA
- a CDS encoding phage terminase small subunit P27 family, which translates to MTKPVKLFEGTKAHLSNEEKAQREDAKKELFEHEELVSTPPDWLPPSAKTEWERLVPVMKKDLPLSETDYGLLISYCLAYSRIKTSESEIRKTGTFITNENTGQKQPNPAVKLQSQAMKDLKASASALGMTLEARAKLALNKAKNEKPSDPFEVLLNG; encoded by the coding sequence ATGACGAAACCAGTTAAATTGTTTGAAGGGACTAAAGCACACTTATCAAACGAAGAAAAAGCACAACGTGAGGACGCTAAGAAAGAATTATTTGAACATGAAGAATTAGTTAGTACGCCCCCCGATTGGTTGCCACCTTCTGCAAAAACTGAATGGGAAAGACTAGTGCCAGTTATGAAAAAGGATTTGCCTTTATCTGAAACTGATTACGGTTTATTAATTTCTTACTGTTTGGCTTATTCAAGGATTAAGACATCTGAATCAGAAATAAGAAAGACAGGAACATTTATCACGAATGAAAACACAGGACAAAAACAGCCTAATCCAGCGGTTAAATTACAGTCACAAGCTATGAAAGATTTAAAGGCTTCTGCTAGTGCCTTAGGTATGACATTAGAAGCTAGGGCAAAACTTGCTTTAAACAAAGCAAAGAATGAAAAGCCAAGTGATCCATTTGAGGTTTTATTGAATGGTTAA
- a CDS encoding head-tail connector protein, producing the protein MTEVKDIKNSLRIDHSIDDDMLQSLIETASNYIIQAIDSNAKEGIIEDYKQFDWAVSLLTQHWYLNRQEASSERIPVTVQSMIQQMRGKYYANH; encoded by the coding sequence ATGACAGAAGTAAAAGATATAAAAAATAGTCTTAGAATAGACCACTCAATAGATGATGATATGCTTCAAAGTCTAATTGAAACAGCAAGTAATTATATTATCCAGGCGATTGATAGCAATGCCAAAGAAGGCATTATTGAGGACTACAAGCAATTTGATTGGGCAGTTAGTCTATTAACTCAACATTGGTATTTAAACCGACAAGAAGCTAGTAGTGAACGTATTCCAGTAACGGTACAATCAATGATACAACAAATGCGAGGTAAGTATTATGCCAATCATTAA
- a CDS encoding fructose-1,6-bisphosphatase encodes MEEQNKYLDLLYKQYKNKENIISEIINLKAIQNLPKGTEHFVSDLHGEFNAFQHLLHNGSGNVKEKINDVFNNELTDEEKQTLASLIYYPEQKLKHIEKQIDTNWYRQTIDQLIRLIKFSASKYTRSKLRKSLPKRFSYIIEELLYQVKTNTDKKEYYNQIISDVLTLKQGNALIIDLCYTIQRLVVDHLHVVGDIYDRGPEPDKIIDALIDYHSVDIQWGNHDIIWIGAAAGSPLCMMNIIRISARYNNLDIIEDTYGINLRPLLTYAEKYYLDNEAFRPKTTPETYSSKEELLETTKMHQAAAILQFKLEEQLVQRRPEFDMDHRKLLSHTNFDQLTVSIKGKEYPLTNTCFMTVNPDNPSILTPEEEDIIERLMQNFIHSEKLKRHTDFLVKKGNMYLVYNDNLLIHGCVPLNKDGSLKEFKLTNGSYKGKELLDFFETSLRKAYTSPETYDDFDTDLLWYLWSGENSSLFGKKEMTTFERYFIEDKSTHIEEKNAYYTLRENEETISFILSEFGLYKDDSHLINGHTPVKEIKGETPIKAGGKMLVIDGGFSKPYQKTTGIAGYTLLYNSYGMQLVAHKPFSSVEEVILQNDDIVSIKRIVDRPVERKYVRDTTIGSSLQGQINDLTKLLNYLPY; translated from the coding sequence ATGGAAGAACAAAATAAATATCTTGATTTACTCTACAAACAATACAAAAATAAAGAAAACATCATTAGCGAAATCATAAATTTGAAAGCGATTCAAAATTTACCTAAAGGAACGGAACACTTTGTTAGTGATTTGCATGGAGAGTTTAATGCCTTTCAACATTTACTACATAACGGCTCTGGAAACGTTAAGGAAAAGATAAATGATGTCTTCAATAACGAGTTAACGGATGAAGAAAAACAAACACTTGCTTCACTCATCTATTATCCAGAACAAAAACTCAAACACATCGAAAAACAAATTGACACTAATTGGTATAGACAAACAATTGATCAACTCATTCGATTAATTAAATTTAGTGCAAGTAAATATACTCGTTCAAAATTAAGAAAATCATTACCTAAACGTTTTTCTTACATTATTGAAGAACTTTTATATCAGGTTAAAACAAATACTGATAAAAAAGAATACTATAACCAAATCATATCAGATGTTTTAACGCTTAAACAAGGAAACGCTTTAATTATTGATTTGTGTTACACCATTCAACGACTTGTTGTAGACCATCTCCATGTCGTCGGCGATATTTACGACAGAGGACCTGAACCTGATAAAATCATTGACGCCTTAATTGATTATCATTCTGTTGATATACAGTGGGGAAACCATGATATTATTTGGATTGGAGCAGCTGCTGGATCACCGTTATGTATGATGAATATTATTCGAATATCCGCTCGTTATAATAATTTAGATATAATAGAAGATACTTATGGCATTAATTTGCGACCACTACTTACTTATGCTGAAAAATATTACCTAGATAACGAAGCCTTTAGACCAAAAACAACTCCTGAAACCTATTCTTCTAAAGAAGAACTGTTAGAAACAACTAAAATGCATCAGGCCGCAGCTATCTTACAATTCAAACTAGAAGAACAATTAGTTCAAAGACGACCTGAATTTGATATGGATCACCGTAAATTATTATCACATACAAATTTTGACCAGTTAACTGTCTCGATAAAAGGAAAAGAATATCCTTTAACTAATACTTGTTTTATGACAGTCAATCCTGACAATCCTTCAATACTTACACCTGAAGAAGAAGATATCATCGAAAGACTGATGCAAAACTTTATCCACTCTGAAAAACTAAAACGACATACTGATTTTTTAGTCAAAAAAGGCAATATGTATTTAGTTTATAATGATAACCTACTGATACATGGATGCGTTCCCTTAAATAAAGATGGCTCCTTAAAAGAATTTAAACTAACTAACGGGTCGTATAAAGGAAAAGAACTGCTAGATTTCTTTGAGACAAGCCTTAGAAAAGCTTATACCAGTCCAGAAACATACGATGATTTTGATACAGACTTATTATGGTACTTATGGTCTGGTGAGAACTCTTCTTTATTTGGAAAAAAAGAAATGACGACTTTTGAGCGTTACTTTATTGAAGATAAATCCACACATATTGAAGAAAAAAACGCTTATTACACGCTTAGAGAAAATGAAGAAACTATTTCCTTTATTCTATCAGAGTTTGGTCTCTATAAAGATGATAGCCACCTTATAAATGGTCATACGCCAGTAAAAGAAATTAAAGGTGAGACGCCAATTAAAGCCGGTGGTAAAATGTTAGTGATTGATGGTGGGTTTTCAAAACCATACCAAAAGACAACAGGAATCGCAGGATACACCTTACTGTATAATTCATATGGTATGCAATTAGTCGCACACAAACCATTTTCTTCTGTAGAAGAAGTGATTTTACAAAATGATGATATTGTTTCTATCAAACGTATTGTTGATAGACCTGTTGAAAGAAAATATGTTCGTGATACAACGATTGGTTCAAGTTTACAAGGACAAATAAATGATCTGACAAAATTATTAAATTATTTACCATACTAA
- a CDS encoding O-methyltransferase: MRNEMMYRPVLKDEIIDLIRYRQPEMSGKVGEIQQEAKETGVPVIPNETATFLRFFLKQIKAKNVLEVGTAIGFSASLMIDAMGPDSHVTTIDRFDVMIRRAKKTFEKLGIEDQVTLLEGDAKDILGTLDGPFDFIFMDSAKSKYIEFLPDCLRLVKEGGVIMIDDVFQAGTVMHDIKDIPKSQRTIYRKLNKLYDAVLGNEDLSVTILPLGDGVLMISKEVAEVNLIVD; the protein is encoded by the coding sequence ATGAGAAATGAAATGATGTATCGTCCAGTGTTAAAAGACGAGATAATCGATTTAATTAGATATAGACAGCCTGAAATGAGTGGAAAAGTCGGAGAAATCCAACAAGAAGCAAAAGAAACAGGAGTGCCAGTTATTCCCAATGAGACGGCTACGTTTCTGCGTTTCTTTTTAAAACAAATAAAAGCCAAAAATGTATTAGAAGTGGGAACAGCGATAGGTTTTTCGGCTAGTCTGATGATTGATGCTATGGGTCCAGATAGTCATGTTACGACGATTGATCGGTTTGATGTCATGATTAGACGAGCAAAAAAAACATTCGAAAAACTAGGAATAGAAGATCAAGTAACACTACTTGAGGGGGACGCTAAAGATATTTTAGGAACACTTGATGGACCGTTTGATTTTATTTTTATGGATAGTGCTAAATCAAAATACATTGAATTTTTACCAGATTGTTTAAGATTGGTGAAAGAAGGTGGCGTGATTATGATTGATGATGTATTTCAAGCAGGAACAGTCATGCACGACATAAAGGACATTCCTAAAAGTCAAAGAACAATTTATAGAAAATTGAATAAATTGTATGATGCTGTACTTGGAAATGAGGATTTATCAGTGACTATCTTGCCACTAGGTGATGGTGTGTTAATGATCTCAAAAGAAGTTGCAGAAGTAAATTTAATAGTTGATTAA
- a CDS encoding phage major capsid protein — translation MKNMEVNKEKRLTNEANLESTENKVDEKTEQKTISGYALKFGKESKDLGGFIEVITPEALKEVDLSDVYLLQNHDYSKPLASTKAGTLKLTIDEVGLRFEATLNDTSYAKDVFENVQKGLVDSMSFGFTMGLDSFDKKESGEVVRSIEAIKNLNEISVVTVPAYNDTNVQVDKRSYEAFMDNHQATKTNESLESTSKTQKETKNMKTLIDNEQTETRNFENFIRSYGEERDGLTTQNTSVVIPKDVIGEVFQLKRANQSLIDLVTVKEVSNGQGKYPIATNPQTAILATKEELAEIEDIEAEMFKQVEYNVKTRAGKIALSNEVIEDSAVNIVAEVKSQLAQLVVNTDNQNIIKLLKTFKKVSATTLDDLKKVFNVELDPALTKTVVTNQTGFNHLDTMKDSQGRYILQPDVTAPSGYALFGAPLQVLSDKLLTNTGKAFPLIMGDLKQAVFVARRNQVTTQWEKFDFYSQGLAVITRSDYQKIDEEAVRYVEFTPATGE, via the coding sequence ATGAAGAATATGGAAGTAAACAAAGAGAAACGATTGACGAATGAAGCCAATCTTGAATCAACTGAAAATAAGGTTGATGAAAAAACGGAACAAAAAACCATTTCTGGTTATGCGTTAAAGTTTGGAAAAGAAAGTAAAGACTTAGGTGGTTTTATTGAGGTAATCACTCCCGAAGCCTTAAAAGAGGTTGATTTATCGGACGTGTATTTATTGCAGAATCACGATTATAGCAAGCCACTAGCTAGTACGAAAGCTGGGACGCTTAAATTAACGATTGATGAAGTGGGATTAAGATTTGAAGCCACTCTTAATGATACAAGCTATGCCAAAGATGTCTTTGAAAATGTTCAAAAAGGACTAGTAGACAGTATGAGTTTTGGTTTCACAATGGGACTAGATTCATTTGATAAAAAAGAAAGTGGTGAAGTGGTTCGTTCCATTGAAGCCATTAAGAATTTAAATGAAATATCCGTTGTGACTGTTCCAGCGTACAATGACACAAATGTTCAAGTAGACAAGCGTTCCTATGAAGCGTTTATGGATAATCATCAAGCAACTAAAACAAACGAGAGCTTAGAATCGACTTCTAAGACACAAAAGGAGACTAAAAACATGAAAACATTAATTGATAACGAACAAACAGAAACAAGAAACTTTGAAAACTTTATCCGTTCGTATGGTGAAGAACGTGACGGACTAACAACACAAAATACAAGCGTGGTTATTCCTAAAGATGTGATTGGGGAAGTGTTCCAATTAAAACGTGCTAATCAATCATTAATTGATTTGGTTACAGTAAAAGAAGTATCAAACGGTCAAGGAAAATACCCGATTGCGACAAACCCACAAACAGCCATTTTAGCCACTAAAGAAGAACTAGCCGAGATTGAAGATATTGAAGCAGAAATGTTTAAACAGGTTGAATACAATGTCAAAACTCGTGCAGGTAAGATTGCTTTATCAAATGAAGTGATTGAAGATAGTGCAGTGAATATTGTAGCAGAAGTGAAATCACAGTTGGCTCAATTAGTCGTTAACACTGACAATCAAAATATTATAAAATTACTTAAAACATTCAAAAAGGTATCTGCGACAACTCTAGATGATTTGAAGAAAGTCTTTAATGTGGAGTTAGATCCTGCGTTAACTAAAACAGTGGTAACGAATCAAACAGGGTTTAACCATTTAGATACAATGAAAGATAGTCAAGGTCGTTATATCTTACAACCCGATGTGACAGCTCCAAGTGGTTATGCGTTGTTTGGTGCTCCTTTACAAGTGCTTAGTGATAAACTACTAACCAACACAGGAAAAGCCTTCCCATTGATTATGGGTGATTTAAAACAAGCGGTATTTGTGGCAAGACGTAACCAAGTCACAACACAGTGGGAAAAATTTGATTTTTACTCACAAGGTTTAGCCGTGATTACACGTTCAGATTATCAAAAGATTGATGAAGAAGCGGTTAGATACGTGGAATTTACACCAGCAACAGGAGAATAA
- a CDS encoding TetR/AcrR family transcriptional regulator → MYTYKSIVDIMGKLNNITINLGVRGIYNMGKIDPRVIKTRKKLRQAFLDLLKTRSLSEMNIKDLTNQAGVTRGTFYLHYRDKDTFIETIMEEIIEDFYESVIEYVPYQGDDEKQIPRIVLDKVFAYIGNSPEFFVTLLNENDAEDYRVLFSERLYDYVLAHVNYGNSIPVRKMPKELVNNFVVYSLLGIANAWVNEGQIYANHYIAAMVSKMYRSELFIEVGLSDFFVSETI, encoded by the coding sequence ATGTATACTTACAAAAGTATTGTTGATATTATGGGGAAATTAAACAATATAACAATTAATTTAGGTGTAAGGGGAATATACAATATGGGGAAAATTGATCCACGAGTCATTAAAACTCGTAAAAAACTAAGACAGGCTTTTTTAGATTTATTAAAAACTCGTAGCTTAAGCGAGATGAATATTAAAGATTTAACTAATCAAGCAGGTGTTACCAGAGGAACTTTTTATTTACATTACCGAGATAAAGATACATTTATTGAGACGATTATGGAAGAAATTATTGAAGATTTCTATGAATCAGTCATTGAGTATGTACCTTATCAAGGGGATGACGAGAAACAAATTCCAAGAATTGTTTTAGATAAAGTGTTTGCTTATATTGGTAACTCACCAGAGTTTTTTGTCACGCTGCTTAATGAAAACGATGCAGAAGACTATCGTGTGCTATTTAGCGAACGTTTATACGACTATGTATTAGCTCATGTAAATTACGGAAACTCTATCCCAGTTAGAAAAATGCCCAAGGAATTAGTGAATAACTTTGTTGTTTACTCATTGTTAGGTATTGCAAACGCTTGGGTGAATGAAGGACAAATTTATGCTAATCATTATATTGCAGCAATGGTTTCTAAGATGTATCGTTCTGAATTATTCATAGAAGTTGGATTATCAGACTTTTTTGTATCAGAAACAATCTAA
- a CDS encoding phage head closure protein, giving the protein MPIIKHVNELNERIGVYKIKPNKGPEPGEGEPQLLFECWAKIRTQTVSDIQKNYGTEFEDTIQIVIRQLQDYDINNKMKVMYKGTLYNIFKINPDNANKEFMVLFVRSNN; this is encoded by the coding sequence ATGCCAATCATTAAGCATGTAAATGAATTGAATGAACGTATTGGGGTTTATAAGATAAAACCTAACAAGGGACCCGAACCAGGCGAAGGAGAACCACAATTATTATTTGAGTGCTGGGCAAAAATTCGTACGCAAACTGTTTCAGATATTCAAAAAAATTATGGAACAGAATTTGAGGATACGATACAAATTGTTATAAGGCAGTTGCAAGATTATGATATCAATAACAAGATGAAAGTGATGTATAAAGGAACCTTATATAATATTTTTAAAATCAATCCAGACAACGCTAATAAAGAGTTTATGGTGCTTTTTGTTCGTAGTAATAATTGA
- a CDS encoding ribosomal-processing cysteine protease Prp, with product MIQAKFKQTETGEFLSFEMDGHAESGPFGYDIVCAAASALSINTINSINELAGYTPIYDMESGYLYFERLESLSDRQIDITNLLVHSLLIGLRSIEADNQAFIQVKLSQGGANPC from the coding sequence GTGATACAGGCTAAATTTAAGCAAACTGAGACCGGTGAGTTTTTATCATTTGAAATGGATGGACATGCTGAGTCAGGGCCTTTTGGCTATGATATCGTGTGTGCTGCGGCCTCTGCTTTATCTATTAATACGATAAATAGTATTAATGAGTTAGCAGGTTATACGCCCATCTATGATATGGAATCAGGGTATCTTTATTTTGAAAGATTAGAGTCTTTATCAGATAGACAAATTGATATAACAAATCTTTTGGTTCACAGTTTATTGATTGGGTTACGCTCAATCGAAGCTGATAATCAAGCATTTATACAAGTTAAACTTAGTCAAGGAGGTGCAAATCCATGTTAA
- a CDS encoding IS30 family transposase, whose protein sequence is MTYTHLTTDELVLIEAYYHQNKKGTYVAKQLKRAKQTIYNVYKAFDEGLSALDYYKRYKNNKKNCGRRPISLSDNETEYIQKKVVQGWTPDVIIGRAEFPISCSISTLYRLFKQGLFDLTALPMKGKRKANGYKEKRGKQAFKRTIHQRNKDYQLFNNEFGHLEGDTIVGKDHKSAVITLVERLSKVIITLKPIGRRAIDIENSLNNWFKKFPCHLFKSITFDCGKEFSNWKSISNLNDIDIYFADPGTPSQRGLNENSNGLLRKDGLPKQMDFNKVEESFIQSIASKRNNIPRKSLNYKTPLEVFLSYVDNDILSSLI, encoded by the coding sequence ATGACCTATACACATCTTACTACAGACGAGCTAGTTTTGATAGAAGCTTATTACCATCAAAATAAAAAAGGAACATACGTTGCGAAACAATTGAAACGAGCAAAACAGACTATCTATAATGTTTACAAAGCTTTTGATGAGGGATTATCTGCACTAGATTACTATAAAAGATACAAAAATAATAAAAAGAATTGTGGCAGGCGTCCTATTTCTTTATCTGATAATGAAACAGAATACATTCAAAAGAAGGTTGTTCAAGGATGGACTCCAGATGTCATTATTGGTCGTGCTGAGTTTCCTATCTCATGTTCTATCAGTACTCTTTATAGATTATTTAAGCAAGGACTGTTTGATTTGACCGCATTACCTATGAAAGGTAAAAGGAAAGCGAATGGTTATAAAGAAAAAAGAGGTAAACAAGCCTTTAAAAGAACCATCCATCAACGTAATAAGGACTATCAACTCTTTAATAATGAATTTGGTCACCTTGAAGGTGACACAATTGTTGGAAAAGATCATAAAAGTGCTGTTATCACACTCGTTGAAAGACTATCGAAAGTGATTATTACGTTAAAACCAATAGGCAGACGAGCAATAGATATCGAAAATAGTTTAAATAATTGGTTTAAAAAGTTTCCATGCCATCTATTTAAATCAATCACATTCGATTGTGGTAAAGAATTTTCTAATTGGAAATCAATCAGCAATCTAAATGATATTGATATTTATTTTGCCGATCCAGGAACACCATCACAACGTGGCTTAAATGAAAACTCTAATGGGTTATTACGTAAAGATGGATTACCTAAACAAATGGATTTCAACAAAGTTGAGGAATCTTTTATCCAATCTATCGCTTCTAAAAGAAATAATATTCCTAGAAAATCATTAAACTATAAAACACCATTGGAAGTATTTTTGAGTTATGTAGACAACGATATTTTGTCTAGCTTAATTTGA